From [Clostridium] symbiosum, a single genomic window includes:
- a CDS encoding LysR family transcriptional regulator: MDKHGKINLEYYKVFYYVCRSGGITAAAEELCISQPAVSQAVHQLEAALGCRLFLRTSKGVKLTREGEVLHSYIKRGIESIYDGEDTLKRIQDLDTGEIRIGASDMTLQFYLLPYLEKFHERYPKIKVNASNGPTPETLEFLNEGKIDFGIVSTPFEARPGVESIPVKEVENIFIAGPKFGKELQGRRLKYSELLDYPCIFLEKKTSTRRFMDLFLEEKGITLEPEFELATSDMIVQFAKRNLGIGCLMSDFAKEALELGEVFRLEFGEEMPHRHFCLVTSKKSYISPAAARLLAELK, translated from the coding sequence ATGGATAAACACGGAAAAATCAATCTGGAGTATTATAAGGTATTTTATTATGTTTGCAGAAGCGGAGGAATTACGGCTGCCGCAGAGGAACTCTGCATTTCCCAGCCTGCCGTCAGCCAGGCGGTGCACCAGTTGGAGGCTGCGCTCGGATGCCGCCTGTTCCTGCGCACATCAAAGGGCGTGAAACTCACCAGAGAGGGAGAAGTGCTCCATTCTTATATAAAAAGAGGTATTGAATCAATCTATGATGGGGAAGATACTCTGAAAAGGATACAGGATCTGGATACGGGAGAGATTCGGATCGGGGCCAGCGATATGACCCTTCAGTTCTATCTGCTGCCATATCTGGAAAAATTTCATGAACGATATCCGAAGATCAAGGTGAATGCGTCAAACGGGCCGACGCCGGAGACACTGGAGTTTCTAAACGAGGGAAAAATTGATTTCGGGATCGTCAGCACACCGTTTGAAGCGCGGCCGGGCGTAGAAAGCATCCCCGTAAAAGAGGTGGAAAATATCTTTATTGCCGGTCCGAAGTTTGGGAAAGAGCTTCAGGGGCGCCGGCTGAAATACAGTGAGCTTTTGGATTATCCATGTATCTTCCTCGAAAAGAAGACAAGCACCAGGCGGTTTATGGATTTGTTCCTGGAAGAGAAAGGAATAACGCTGGAACCGGAATTTGAACTGGCCACCAGCGATATGATTGTCCAGTTTGCCAAAAGAAACCTGGGAATCGGGTGCCTGATGTCCGATTTTGCGAAAGAGGCCCTTGAGCTTGGGGAAGTTTTCAGGCTGGAATTCGGGGAGGAGATGCCCCACAGGCATTTTTGCCTGGTAACATCGAAAAAATCTTATATCTCTCCGGCTGCGGCAAGACTTTTGGCCGAACTTAAATAA
- the purB gene encoding adenylosuccinate lyase: MYDRYVSPLSERYASKEMQYIFSPEKKFRTWRKLWIALAETEKELGLSITQEQIDELKAHQDEINFEVAKEREKQVRHDVMSHVYAYGVQCPKAKGIIHLGATSCYVGDNTDIIIMAEALSLVRKKLINVLDEMAKFAERYKAQPTLAFTHFQPAQPTTVGKRATLWMMELKLDLDDLDYLIHSLRLLGSKGTTGTQASFLELFDGDHTKCRKLDQMIAEKMGFEGCYPVSGQTYSRKIDSRVMSVLAGIAQSAHKFSNDIRLLQHLKEVEEPFEKNQIGSSAMAYKRNPMRSERMASLANYVMADMMNPMMVASTQWFERTLDDSANKRLSIPEGFLAIDGILDLYLNVVDGLVVYPKVIEKRLMSELPFMATENIMMDAVKAGGDRQELHEKIRTLSMEAGRNVKEQGLDNNLLELIAADPAFNLTIEELKQAMDPSRYTGRAKEQVEEFLEEVIQPVLDANKEELGVKAEINV, from the coding sequence ATGTACGACAGATATGTTAGCCCCCTTTCAGAGCGTTATGCCAGTAAAGAAATGCAGTATATTTTCTCACCGGAGAAAAAGTTCAGGACCTGGAGAAAACTCTGGATCGCACTTGCCGAGACGGAGAAGGAGCTGGGCCTTTCGATTACCCAGGAGCAGATCGATGAATTAAAAGCACATCAGGACGAGATTAATTTCGAGGTGGCAAAGGAGCGCGAAAAGCAGGTGCGCCACGACGTCATGTCCCATGTATACGCATACGGCGTTCAGTGTCCGAAGGCAAAAGGCATTATCCATCTCGGAGCTACCTCCTGCTATGTAGGAGATAATACGGACATTATCATCATGGCCGAGGCTCTTTCGTTGGTACGGAAAAAGCTGATCAATGTCCTTGATGAGATGGCAAAGTTTGCTGAGCGGTACAAGGCTCAGCCGACGCTTGCATTTACCCATTTCCAGCCGGCCCAGCCGACGACGGTGGGCAAGAGGGCCACACTTTGGATGATGGAGCTGAAGCTGGATCTGGATGATCTTGATTACCTCATTCACTCTCTGCGCCTTTTAGGTTCCAAGGGAACGACGGGAACCCAGGCAAGCTTCCTGGAGCTGTTCGACGGCGACCATACAAAGTGCAGAAAACTGGATCAGATGATTGCAGAGAAGATGGGATTCGAGGGCTGCTATCCGGTATCGGGCCAGACCTATTCGAGAAAAATCGACAGCCGCGTGATGAGCGTCCTTGCCGGAATCGCACAGAGCGCCCACAAATTCTCCAACGATATCCGCCTTCTTCAGCATTTGAAGGAAGTGGAAGAGCCTTTTGAGAAGAACCAGATTGGTTCCTCCGCTATGGCATACAAGAGAAACCCGATGAGAAGCGAGCGTATGGCGTCTCTGGCCAACTACGTGATGGCCGATATGATGAACCCGATGATGGTTGCCTCCACCCAGTGGTTTGAGAGAACACTGGACGACTCCGCCAATAAGCGCTTAAGCATTCCGGAGGGATTCCTGGCAATTGACGGTATCCTGGATCTCTATCTGAATGTGGTGGACGGACTCGTGGTATACCCGAAAGTAATCGAGAAACGCCTGATGTCCGAGCTGCCGTTCATGGCTACAGAGAATATTATGATGGATGCCGTAAAAGCCGGCGGAGACAGACAGGAGCTGCATGAGAAGATCCGCACGCTCTCCATGGAAGCAGGCCGCAACGTAAAAGAACAGGGCCTCGACAATAACCTTCTGGAACTGATCGCAGCCGATCCCGCATTCAACCTGACGATTGAGGAATTGAAACAGGCCATGGATCCTTCCAGGTATACGGGCCGCGCCAAAGAGCAGGTGGAGGAATTCCTTGAGGAAGTGATTCAGCCTGTGCTGGATGCCAATAAAGAAGAACTGGGCGTGAAAGCTGAGATTAACGTGTAA